One window from the genome of Longimicrobiaceae bacterium encodes:
- a CDS encoding zinc ribbon domain-containing protein yields MTRTCPSCQKPATGRFCSSCGVAVDAECRECGNALPPGARFCNECGAAAGGPAAAPDAAPASRANLVPWAVAGVAVLALAAVLAWA; encoded by the coding sequence ATGACCCGAACCTGTCCCTCGTGCCAGAAGCCGGCCACCGGCCGCTTCTGCTCCAGCTGCGGCGTCGCCGTGGACGCCGAGTGCCGCGAGTGCGGGAACGCCCTCCCGCCGGGCGCCCGCTTCTGCAACGAGTGCGGAGCCGCCGCGGGCGGCCCGGCCGCCGCCCCGGACGCGGCCCCCGCCTCCCGCGCGAACCTGGTCCCCTGGGCGGTGGCCGGGGTGGCGGTGCTCGCGCTGGCCGCGGTGCTGGCCTGGGCC